In Quercus lobata isolate SW786 chromosome 12, ValleyOak3.0 Primary Assembly, whole genome shotgun sequence, a genomic segment contains:
- the LOC115970285 gene encoding basic blue protein-like, giving the protein MASTQFFIFAILAVLVPSILATDFVVGDDKGWTIGFDYQTWADGKEFHVGDRLIFKYRKGNHNVLKVNGTGFQQCVAPAGTVPLTSGNDVILLATSGRKWYICGFPTHCANGQKLAITVLDGLSPAPSPDSDDSYTLFGFAIATILPSLVT; this is encoded by the exons ATGGCCTCTACCCAATTCTTCATTTTTGCCATTTTAGCAGTTCTTGTTCCTTCGATTTTGGCCACGGATTTCGTGGTTGGTGACGATAAAGGTTGGACCATTGGTTTTGATTACCAAACTTGGGCTGATGGGAAGGAGTTTCACGTCGGTGACCGACTCA TTTTTAAGTATCGAAAGGGAAACCATAATGTCCTTAAAGTTAATGGCACTGGCTTCCAACAATGTGTGGCACCGGCTGGCACTGTGCCCTTGACTAGTGGAAACGATGTGATACTCTTAGCAACCTCAGGAAGAAAATGGTACATTTGCGGTTTTCCCACTCATTGTGCAAATGGACAAAAGCTTGCCATAACAGTGCTTGATGGACTGTCTCCTGCGCCTTCTCC TGATAGTGACGATAGTTATACTCTTTTTGGCTTTGCAATCGCAACAATTTTGCCATCCTTAGTGACTTGA